Proteins encoded within one genomic window of Lysinibacillus louembei:
- a CDS encoding putative RNA methyltransferase, which translates to MKQLSKRAASIHCIKQHISLFACPFCHTQMQLNDSGTMSCSQKHSFDMAKQGYMNFMTRPVASMYSKELFEARQEVIASGLYDPLQRRIAELLKNEQMILDTGCGEGSHLARICAQLPQAVGVGIDISKEGIIAAAKFYSDKIWCVGDLANSPFQSKSFTTILNILSPANYEEFKRLLQPDGKVIKVVPQEGYLQELRRQAFADSEKESYSNAQTVERFKDSFAKVDVQRLTYTVQLSTELVPKLLQMTPMGWHIENSTAVELPQITIDVDILVGEGE; encoded by the coding sequence ATGAAACAATTATCAAAAAGAGCAGCAAGCATTCATTGTATAAAGCAGCATATCAGCTTATTTGCCTGTCCATTTTGTCATACGCAAATGCAGCTAAATGACTCAGGAACAATGAGCTGTAGTCAAAAGCATTCATTCGATATGGCGAAGCAGGGCTATATGAATTTTATGACAAGGCCTGTCGCTTCGATGTATAGCAAGGAGTTATTTGAGGCACGTCAAGAAGTGATTGCGAGCGGTCTTTATGACCCGCTGCAAAGGAGAATTGCCGAGCTACTTAAGAATGAGCAAATGATTTTAGACACAGGCTGTGGTGAAGGGTCACATTTAGCTCGTATTTGCGCACAGCTACCGCAAGCAGTCGGTGTTGGAATTGATATTTCAAAAGAGGGGATTATTGCTGCCGCTAAGTTTTATAGTGATAAAATTTGGTGTGTTGGTGACTTAGCGAATAGCCCATTCCAATCAAAGAGTTTTACAACGATTTTAAATATTTTATCGCCTGCTAATTATGAGGAATTTAAGCGCCTGCTTCAGCCCGATGGCAAGGTAATTAAAGTTGTGCCACAGGAAGGCTATTTGCAGGAGCTACGACGCCAAGCATTTGCGGATTCTGAGAAGGAAAGCTATTCTAATGCGCAGACGGTGGAGCGTTTTAAAGATAGCTTTGCGAAAGTGGATGTGCAACGGCTTACTTATACTGTGCAATTATCAACAGAGCTTGTGCCAAAATTGCTGCAAATGACGCCAATGGGTTGGCATATTGAAAATAGCACAGCAGTCGAGCTGCCACAAATTACGATTGATGTTGATATTTTAGTTGGGGAAGGGGAATAA
- a CDS encoding nuclease-related domain-containing protein produces MVWILLGIFLLIVIVMLVIYKYDDSLFSKATSYSIFDVLSSSRIRTLYTLTNELKATKEKYDILFDVQLQSDEAPVDALIMHTSGIYIIRVEQKKGWIAGREQDLEWSQLLYKDRKEAFPNPIHQVQRSIYALRDLLPNIDVEAYKTIVVFTNECSFQKIELHSDKIDVLKAKDLKSWITDLRGQKDQLSPENVQAIYDTLKDRKDAVHLTTKTA; encoded by the coding sequence ATGGTATGGATACTGCTAGGTATTTTTCTATTAATAGTAATAGTGATGTTAGTTATTTATAAATATGATGATTCTTTGTTTAGTAAGGCTACATCGTATTCAATTTTTGATGTGCTAAGCAGTAGTAGAATTCGAACATTATATACGTTAACAAATGAATTAAAAGCTACAAAAGAAAAGTATGATATTTTATTTGATGTGCAACTTCAATCGGACGAAGCGCCTGTTGATGCGCTGATTATGCATACTTCAGGTATTTATATTATAAGAGTAGAACAGAAAAAGGGCTGGATTGCAGGGCGTGAGCAAGATCTTGAATGGTCACAGCTTTTATATAAAGACCGAAAAGAAGCTTTTCCAAATCCAATTCACCAAGTGCAGCGTAGCATTTATGCATTGCGTGATTTATTGCCTAATATTGATGTTGAAGCTTATAAAACAATTGTTGTTTTTACAAATGAATGCTCCTTCCAAAAAATTGAGCTACATTCCGATAAAATTGATGTATTGAAGGCAAAGGATTTGAAAAGCTGGATTACCGATTTACGTGGACAGAAAGATCAATTATCGCCTGAAAATGTGCAGGCGATTTATGACACATTGAAGGACCGAAAAGATGCGGTACATTTAACAACAAAAACAGCTTAA
- a CDS encoding DUF4097 family beta strand repeat-containing protein has translation MMEQQFLNKLEQALVKLNDGERQDILRDFKEYFASGQAEGKSIEEMIASLGDVNELAAELLKAYSEQEFVQTSKAVKEEEFSYIKIDSELAAVELLPSPTGKFYTELKSKGEQYTMDVEIANNTLTIDIQREEGNFKIFGVNINFNFNINNGATAFVYVPEKLYESIVIKNEIGGTVIERLQAKDIKCRTSVGKAKLKNILASDLNIKSSVGKAELQSVHATTATVKSDAGKVVIEDSIAEVWHVKSEAGRVDLVNVQGEIDARTEAGKVTLNVESITKPLSLKTSVGKIEVLTDKKIDNATIEAKSELGKISIYGERSKRLVYGAGENLIKLKTELGSITIDQK, from the coding sequence ATGATGGAACAACAATTTTTAAATAAGCTAGAGCAAGCGTTAGTAAAATTAAATGATGGTGAACGTCAAGATATATTGCGTGATTTTAAGGAATATTTTGCAAGCGGTCAGGCTGAAGGAAAATCGATTGAAGAAATGATTGCTTCCTTAGGTGATGTGAATGAATTAGCAGCAGAGCTATTAAAGGCATATTCAGAGCAAGAATTTGTGCAAACATCAAAAGCTGTTAAGGAAGAGGAATTCAGCTATATTAAAATTGACAGTGAGCTTGCTGCTGTTGAATTGCTACCATCGCCTACTGGGAAATTTTATACAGAATTAAAAAGCAAAGGTGAGCAATATACGATGGATGTGGAAATTGCTAATAACACACTAACAATAGATATTCAGCGTGAGGAAGGCAACTTTAAGATTTTTGGTGTAAATATTAATTTTAATTTCAATATAAATAACGGGGCAACTGCATTCGTTTATGTACCAGAAAAGCTTTATGAGAGCATTGTTATTAAAAATGAAATTGGCGGCACAGTGATTGAAAGGCTACAAGCGAAAGATATTAAATGCCGCACATCTGTTGGGAAGGCTAAGCTAAAAAATATTTTAGCAAGTGATTTAAATATCAAATCAAGCGTTGGGAAAGCGGAGCTTCAATCTGTTCATGCCACAACAGCTACCGTTAAAAGTGATGCTGGAAAAGTCGTAATTGAGGACTCTATTGCTGAGGTTTGGCATGTTAAATCAGAGGCGGGGCGTGTCGATTTAGTCAATGTACAAGGAGAAATTGATGCCCGTACAGAGGCAGGTAAGGTGACATTAAATGTTGAAAGCATTACAAAGCCACTCAGCTTGAAAACAAGTGTAGGGAAGATTGAAGTGTTAACAGATAAAAAGATTGATAATGCGACGATTGAGGCGAAATCAGAGCTAGGGAAAATTTCGATTTATGGCGAGCGTAGTAAGCGTCTGGTCTATGGTGCAGGAGAGAATTTGATTAAGCTAAAAACGGAGCTAGGCAGCATCACGATTGATCAAAAATGA
- a CDS encoding NAD-dependent epimerase/dehydratase family protein, which yields MGTVLVLGGTRFFGRKLVELLLGEGHQVTIATRGQSGNPFGDKVEHVVIDRTNASDLQALMANRTFDIVYDNICYSPNEAKAFCDVFNGKIGKLVFTSTLSTYEIDGAVKVEEDFDPYNYEIRMGDTADFTYGEGKRQAEAVFFKYAKFPVVAVRFPIVMGVDDYTERLHFHVKRVAQGEPIGFVNMDAEMSFIQAEEAARFLLWAGQTSVEGPFNATATGAITLQALMNLVEKATGKRAKIALLGDDKIRSPYAIPASWYMKNDKATMAGFEFSQLDSWLENLVQHIAQQYA from the coding sequence ATGGGAACAGTTTTAGTATTAGGTGGTACGCGATTTTTCGGACGTAAATTAGTAGAACTACTATTAGGAGAAGGGCATCAGGTGACAATTGCAACGAGAGGGCAGTCAGGTAATCCATTTGGAGATAAGGTGGAGCATGTTGTTATTGACCGAACAAACGCAAGTGATTTACAGGCATTGATGGCAAATCGCACATTCGATATTGTGTACGATAATATTTGCTACTCACCAAATGAAGCGAAGGCATTTTGCGATGTATTTAATGGCAAGATAGGCAAGCTTGTGTTCACTTCTACATTATCCACATATGAAATCGATGGTGCTGTAAAAGTAGAGGAAGATTTTGACCCGTATAATTATGAAATTCGCATGGGTGATACAGCTGATTTCACGTATGGGGAAGGGAAGCGTCAGGCGGAGGCAGTGTTTTTCAAATACGCGAAGTTTCCTGTTGTAGCAGTAAGATTCCCAATCGTCATGGGTGTAGATGATTATACAGAGCGATTACATTTTCATGTAAAGCGTGTAGCGCAGGGAGAACCGATTGGCTTTGTCAATATGGATGCGGAAATGTCATTTATTCAAGCAGAGGAAGCCGCACGCTTTTTGTTATGGGCGGGGCAAACGTCAGTGGAAGGTCCATTTAATGCAACGGCAACGGGTGCAATAACATTGCAAGCATTAATGAATTTAGTGGAAAAGGCGACAGGCAAACGAGCAAAAATTGCTCTTTTAGGGGATGATAAAATTCGCTCACCATATGCGATTCCTGCATCATGGTATATGAAAAATGATAAAGCGACAATGGCAGGATTTGAATTTTCACAGCTTGATAGCTGGCTAGAAAACTTGGTGCAACATATTGCACAGCAGTATGCTTAA
- a CDS encoding PadR family transcriptional regulator, producing the protein MNPQFKKGVLNLCVLALLEQRDMYGYELVQAISSKINISEGAVYPLLRRLTAEGYFTTYMVESTEGPARKYYQITEDGKAQLRIQKMEWEHFYQAVNSLINEGE; encoded by the coding sequence ATGAATCCACAATTTAAAAAAGGTGTATTGAATTTATGTGTGCTTGCATTGCTTGAACAGCGTGATATGTATGGTTATGAGCTGGTGCAAGCTATTTCCAGTAAAATCAATATTTCAGAAGGTGCAGTTTATCCATTGCTACGTCGTCTAACAGCAGAAGGCTATTTTACAACCTATATGGTGGAATCGACAGAAGGACCTGCTAGAAAGTATTATCAAATTACGGAAGATGGCAAGGCGCAATTGCGTATACAAAAGATGGAATGGGAACATTTTTATCAAGCAGTAAACAGTTTAATAAATGAGGGGGAGTAA
- a CDS encoding lysophospholipid acyltransferase family protein: protein MYKLAANICKVILKMNGSKAKVYGAENVPEGGGFVIACTHTGYIDIINLGLSIYPREIHFMAKKQLFEMKGLGWLINNLNAFPVDRDNPGPSVIKIPRQLIKEDKIVGIFPSGTRSTESNDLKQGAVTIAQLAKTQIVPAAYIGPRSAGEVFKRQKGYLIYGKPFTVESGKEARDEATKFLEQEFQRLTAELQAKI, encoded by the coding sequence GTGTATAAATTAGCAGCAAATATCTGTAAAGTAATTTTAAAAATGAATGGTTCGAAGGCAAAGGTTTACGGTGCAGAAAATGTGCCTGAGGGAGGTGGCTTTGTCATCGCATGTACACATACAGGCTATATTGACATTATTAATTTAGGCTTATCCATTTACCCACGTGAAATTCATTTCATGGCGAAAAAGCAGCTATTTGAAATGAAAGGTCTTGGTTGGCTTATCAATAATTTAAATGCTTTTCCTGTTGACCGTGATAATCCAGGACCAAGCGTGATTAAAATTCCACGTCAGCTTATTAAAGAGGATAAAATCGTTGGTATTTTCCCAAGCGGTACTCGCTCAACCGAAAGCAATGATTTGAAGCAGGGGGCTGTCACAATCGCACAGCTAGCAAAGACGCAAATTGTTCCTGCTGCTTATATCGGCCCACGTAGTGCAGGAGAAGTATTTAAACGCCAAAAAGGTTATTTAATTTATGGTAAGCCATTTACAGTGGAAAGTGGCAAGGAAGCACGCGATGAGGCAACGAAGTTTTTAGAGCAGGAATTTCAGCGTTTAACAGCCGAGCTACAAGCAAAAATATAG